The following are encoded in a window of Sutcliffiella horikoshii genomic DNA:
- the rplM gene encoding 50S ribosomal protein L13, whose translation MRTTFMAKASEINRKWYVVDAEGQTLGRLASEVASILRGKHKPTFTPNVDTGDHVIIINAEKIHLTGNKLNGKIYYRHTMHPGGLKQRTALEMRTNYPTKMLELAIKGMLPKGSLGRQQAKKLNVYAGSEHPHQAQQPEVYELRG comes from the coding sequence ATGCGTACAACGTTTATGGCGAAAGCTAGCGAAATTAATCGTAAATGGTACGTGGTTGACGCTGAAGGTCAAACTTTAGGTCGTCTTGCAAGTGAAGTTGCATCCATTTTACGTGGTAAACATAAACCAACTTTTACTCCAAACGTAGACACTGGAGATCATGTAATCATTATCAATGCAGAAAAAATCCACTTAACAGGTAACAAGTTGAACGGTAAGATCTACTACCGTCACACAATGCACCCAGGTGGACTTAAACAAAGAACGGCTTTGGAAATGCGTACTAACTATCCTACAAAGATGTTAGAACTAGCAATCAAAGGCATGCTTCCAAAAGGAAGTCTTGGCCGCCAACAAGCTAAAAAATTGAATGTGTATGCTGGAAGCGAGCATCCACACCAAGCACAACAACCTGAAGTTTACGAACTTCGCGGTTAA
- the rpsI gene encoding 30S ribosomal protein S9 → MAQVQYYGTGRRKSSVARVRLVPGNGQIVINDRDIENYIPFEALRNVVKQPLAVTETEGNYDVLVNVDGGGYTGQAGAIRHGIARALLQADPEFRATLKRAGFLTRDARMKERKKYGLKGARRAPQFSKR, encoded by the coding sequence TTGGCACAAGTACAATACTACGGCACAGGTCGTCGTAAAAGCTCCGTTGCACGTGTACGTCTAGTTCCTGGTAACGGACAAATCGTGATCAACGATCGTGATATCGAAAACTACATCCCATTCGAAGCTCTACGTAACGTTGTTAAACAACCATTGGCAGTTACTGAAACAGAAGGTAACTACGATGTATTAGTAAACGTTGACGGTGGAGGATACACTGGTCAAGCTGGTGCGATCCGTCACGGAATCGCTCGTGCATTATTGCAAGCTGATCCTGAGTTCCGTGCTACTTTAAAGCGTGCAGGGTTCCTAACTCGTGACGCGCGTATGAAAGAGCGTAAAAAATACGGACTTAAGGGCGCTCGTCGTGCACCTCAGTTCTCAAAACGTTAA
- a CDS encoding YbaK family protein, producing MTVVTTFKEKRREKQMKYERKMLREISLEVLRTKVKDCFSPYLKNKKQVTAIEEGCLDVAIEAYLLGASYSKFGYYGENAAQVKTRCHLEEKYLIDTLYDYFLYWGSIGDNDMVHESFYMTCDAFVDYWWREGFHKGEKRYRMRLH from the coding sequence ATGACTGTAGTAACAACCTTTAAGGAAAAGCGCAGGGAAAAGCAAATGAAATACGAGCGCAAGATGCTGCGTGAAATATCACTCGAGGTTTTACGAACAAAGGTGAAGGATTGTTTCTCGCCATACTTAAAAAACAAAAAACAGGTAACTGCCATAGAAGAGGGCTGTCTAGATGTAGCAATCGAAGCTTATCTTTTAGGTGCTTCATATAGCAAGTTTGGGTATTATGGTGAAAATGCAGCGCAGGTGAAAACGCGCTGCCATTTGGAAGAGAAATATTTGATTGATACCTTATACGATTATTTCTTGTACTGGGGTTCCATCGGTGATAATGATATGGTTCATGAATCTTTTTATATGACATGCGACGCCTTTGTTGATTACTGGTGGCGCGAAGGCTTCCATAAAGGTGAAAAAAGGTACCGCATGAGGTTGCACTAA
- the cwlD gene encoding N-acetylmuramoyl-L-alanine amidase CwlD, whose product MQRWKFWAFLTVILTVTAVFQYQLFSKDTWEQWSLPLSGKIIILDPGHGGPDGGAVGGDVLEKDVALEVSRYVKDYLQEQGALVLMTREEDIDLADPATKGYSRRKVEDLRKRIELINESDGDLFLSIHLNAIPSPRWRGAQTFYHGTKHKENERLAKFIQEEFRVNLENTDRYAKSMNTLFILKNAEIPGALVEVGFLSNPSERALLNTEEYQKSLAASIYNGVMRHYTNEQELPDPPE is encoded by the coding sequence ATGCAAAGGTGGAAATTCTGGGCTTTTCTAACGGTAATCTTAACGGTGACCGCTGTTTTTCAATATCAATTATTTTCAAAGGATACATGGGAGCAGTGGAGTCTGCCGTTAAGCGGAAAGATTATCATCCTTGATCCTGGCCACGGTGGACCTGATGGAGGGGCGGTCGGCGGCGATGTTTTAGAAAAAGATGTGGCGCTAGAAGTTTCCCGTTATGTGAAAGATTACCTTCAGGAGCAAGGGGCTTTGGTATTGATGACTAGAGAAGAGGACATTGACCTTGCCGATCCTGCAACAAAAGGCTATAGCCGCAGAAAGGTAGAGGATTTGCGTAAACGGATTGAGTTGATTAATGAATCCGACGGAGACCTTTTTCTCAGCATTCACCTGAACGCCATCCCGTCACCAAGATGGAGAGGGGCACAAACCTTCTACCATGGGACGAAACACAAGGAAAATGAACGATTGGCAAAATTTATCCAAGAAGAGTTCAGGGTCAACTTGGAAAACACAGACCGTTATGCAAAATCAATGAATACTCTTTTCATCTTGAAAAATGCCGAAATACCGGGTGCTTTAGTAGAAGTGGGCTTTCTGTCCAATCCCTCCGAACGGGCTTTATTGAATACTGAAGAATACCAAAAATCCCTAGCAGCTTCCATCTATAACGGAGTGATGCGTCATTATACAAATGAACAAGAGCTTCCAGATCCTCCTGAGTAA
- a CDS encoding Mrp/NBP35 family ATP-binding protein: MLTEAKVVQLLKDLHDPFLHRTFEETNAIQEISIKEEKNHVSVKVALAKTGTAEQMQLQSTIVNLLKEAGAATVGLRFMELPQEVVARFGVEAPKEEETLLSSNKTTFLAIASGKGGVGKSTVSVNLAVSLARLGKKVGLIDADIYGFSVPDMMGITKRPVVRGEKIIPVERFGVQVISMGFFVEDNSPVIWRGPMLGKMLNSFFNEVEWGDLDYLLLDLPPGTGDVALDVHSMLPSCKELIVTTPHPTAAFVAARAGAMAIKTDHEVIGVIENMAYFESKKTGEKEYVFGKGGGDKLAEELQAPLLGQLPLQQPDWNDDDFAPSIYQEEHDLGKIYLSIASKVVELT, from the coding sequence GTGTTAACAGAAGCTAAAGTAGTACAGTTATTAAAAGATCTACATGATCCGTTTTTACATAGAACATTTGAAGAAACAAACGCGATACAAGAAATCTCCATCAAAGAAGAAAAGAATCATGTCAGTGTGAAGGTGGCGCTTGCCAAGACTGGTACGGCAGAGCAAATGCAATTGCAAAGTACCATCGTTAATCTTTTAAAAGAAGCGGGGGCGGCAACGGTTGGCCTTCGTTTCATGGAACTTCCGCAAGAAGTAGTCGCGCGTTTTGGCGTGGAGGCTCCTAAAGAGGAAGAAACACTTCTATCAAGCAACAAAACAACCTTCCTGGCTATTGCATCCGGAAAAGGTGGCGTTGGAAAATCAACTGTATCTGTCAACTTGGCGGTTTCATTGGCGCGTTTAGGGAAAAAAGTCGGCTTAATTGATGCAGACATTTATGGCTTTAGCGTGCCTGATATGATGGGCATTACGAAACGTCCGGTCGTGCGCGGGGAAAAGATCATCCCGGTGGAACGTTTTGGGGTACAAGTAATCTCCATGGGCTTTTTCGTAGAGGACAACTCACCGGTTATTTGGAGAGGTCCGATGCTTGGCAAAATGTTGAACAGCTTCTTTAATGAAGTGGAGTGGGGAGACTTAGACTACCTGCTGCTAGACTTGCCTCCAGGAACAGGGGATGTGGCGCTAGATGTGCATTCCATGCTTCCGTCCTGTAAAGAATTAATCGTAACGACTCCTCATCCGACAGCAGCATTCGTTGCAGCTAGAGCTGGGGCAATGGCGATTAAAACGGACCATGAAGTAATTGGGGTCATTGAAAACATGGCCTACTTTGAAAGCAAGAAGACGGGTGAAAAAGAGTATGTATTTGGAAAAGGTGGAGGAGACAAGCTTGCAGAAGAGTTGCAGGCACCGCTTCTTGGACAACTTCCATTACAACAACCGGACTGGAATGACGATGACTTTGCACCGTCCATCTACCAAGAAGAACATGATCTTGGGAAAATCTATTTAAGCATTGCATCAAAAGTGGTGGAATTAACGTAA
- the gerD gene encoding spore germination lipoprotein GerD encodes MKSYLLPLLLLSLLLTGCAENEKGGQMDYDETKKMVVDILKTDDGKKAIEEIMADDKMKANFVLDQEVVTKSIEQTLDSEKGAEFWKKAFEDPKFAETFAKSMQKEHEKLIKDLMKDPEYQAMMVQILQDPEMEKQMITVMSGQEYKKHLQQVITETFESPLFKAKLQDLLLKAASEMQGGEGQGGGGQGEEGGGSEGGQESGGGSEGG; translated from the coding sequence ATGAAAAGCTACCTTTTACCGCTTCTCCTTCTTTCCCTCCTTCTTACTGGTTGTGCAGAGAATGAAAAAGGCGGTCAAATGGATTATGACGAAACCAAAAAAATGGTTGTTGATATATTAAAGACAGACGATGGAAAAAAAGCGATTGAAGAAATCATGGCTGACGATAAGATGAAGGCTAACTTTGTTTTGGATCAGGAAGTGGTGACAAAATCGATCGAGCAAACATTGGATAGCGAGAAAGGCGCGGAATTTTGGAAAAAGGCGTTTGAAGATCCTAAGTTTGCCGAGACTTTTGCAAAGAGCATGCAAAAAGAGCATGAGAAACTTATTAAAGATTTAATGAAGGACCCTGAATATCAAGCTATGATGGTGCAAATTCTGCAAGACCCTGAGATGGAAAAGCAAATGATAACCGTCATGAGCGGACAAGAATATAAGAAACATCTTCAACAAGTGATCACTGAAACTTTCGAGAGTCCGTTGTTTAAAGCCAAACTACAAGACCTATTGTTAAAAGCCGCTTCTGAAATGCAAGGCGGGGAAGGACAAGGTGGCGGTGGGCAAGGTGAAGAAGGTGGCGGCTCGGAAGGTGGACAGGAATCCGGCGGCGGTTCAGAAGGTGGATAA